From a region of the Capricornis sumatraensis isolate serow.1 chromosome 22, serow.2, whole genome shotgun sequence genome:
- the LOC138069251 gene encoding olfactory receptor 2G3-like, protein MRGTNASTLAGFILLGFSDQPHLEMLLLLVVSIIYILTLMGNTAIILLSYFNPKLHTPMYFFLSNLSFLDLCFTTSVVPQMLWNLKGPDKTISYTGCVIQLYVALGLGSTECVLLTVMAYDRFNAICRPLHYGVIMHPKLLQQLAALAWISGFAGSMVQTILVFQLPLCSHHMVDDFTCEEPALIKIACVDTTFLENELSIASVLYVVIPLGLILASYGCIVRSVLRIKSTEGRRKAFGTCGSHLIVVVLFFGTLASIYIQPKSKYTQKYSKFLTLFYTVVTPSLNPLIYTLRNKEAKWALRRLLGRDPS, encoded by the coding sequence ATGAGAGGAACAAATGCTAGCACTCTGGCAGGTTTCATCCTACTGGGCTTTTCTGACCAGCCCCACCTGGAGATGCTTCTCCTTCTTGTCGTCTCTATCATATACATTCTGACACTGATGGGGAACACAGCGATCATACTGCTCTCATACTTTAACCCCAAACTCCACACacccatgtatttcttcctctcCAATCTCTCCTTCCTGGACCTCTGTTTCACCACCAGTGTTGTCCCACAGATGCTTTGGAATCTCAAGGGGCCTGACAAGACCATTAGCTACACTGGCTGTGTGATCCAGCTGTATGTTGCTCTGGGGCTGGGCTCCACAGAGTGTGTCCTGCTGACTGTtatggcctatgaccgcttcaATGCTATCTGTCGACCCCTCCACTATGGAGTGATCATGCACCCAAAGCTTCTCCAGCAACTAGCAGCTCTGGCCTGGATCAGTGGCTTTGCGGGGTCCATGGTTCAGACCATCCTTGTTTTCCAGTTGCCTCTCTGCAGCCATCACATGGTGGATGACTTCACGTGTGAGGAGCCTGCCCTGATTAAGATTGCCTGTGTGGACACAACCTTCCTGGAAAATGAGCTCTCCATAGCTTCTGTCCTCTATGTGGTGATACCTCTGGGGCTTATTCTGGCCTCCTATGGCTGCATTGTTCGGAGTGTGCTGAGGATAAAAtccactgaaggcaggaggaaagcatTTGGGACTTGTGGGTCCCACCTAAttgttgtggttttgttttttgggactCTAGCTTCCATTTACATTCAACCCAAGAGCAAATACACACAGAAGTACAGTAAATTCCTCACCCTCTTCTACACTGTAGTGACACCCTCACTTAATCCTTTGATCTACACCTTGAGAAACAAAGAAGCTAAGTGGGCACTAAGAAGGTTGCTGGGAAGAGACCCAAGTTAG
- the LOC138097972 gene encoding olfactory receptor 2G3-like, with product MAMNNESLAGDFILVGFSDHPQLEKILFAVVLISYLLTLVGNTAIILISYLDPMLHTPMYYFLTHLSFVDLCFTTSIVPQLLWNLHGPYKTISSTGCAIQLYVSLALGSTESVLLTIMAFDRYAAVCRPLHYATVMHSRLCQSLVGMAWLSGVGNTLIQSTITLRLPRCGNRRIYHFICEVPAMVKLACVNIHANEVQLFIASLVFLFLPLMLILISYGCIAQAVMRIRSAQAWRKALGTCGSHLLVVTLFYGTITAIYIQPNSSYAHSQGKFITLLYTVVTPTLNPLIYTLRNKDVKGALKRLVQKDRAQQSEKL from the coding sequence ATGGCGATGAATAATGAGAGCTTGGCAGGGGATTTCATACTGGTGGGCTTCTCCGACCACCCGCAGCTTGAGAAGATCCTCTTTGCAGTTGTGTTAATCTCCTATCTCCTGACACTGGTTGGCAACACAGCAATCATCTTGATCTCTTATCTGGATCCCATGCTCCACACACCCATGTATTATTTTCTTACCCATCTCTCCTTTGTTGACCTCTGCTTTACCACCAGCATCGTTCCCCAACTGCTATGGAACCTCCATGGTCCATACAAGACCATCAGTTCTACAGGCTGTGCCATTCAACTCTATGTATCCCTGGCGCTCGGATCCACTGAAAGTGTTCTCTTAACTATCATGGCATTTGATCGCTATGCTGCTGTTTGTCGACCACTCCATTATGCCACAGTTATGCACTCACGACTTTGCCAGTCTCTGGTAGGAATGGCATGGTTGAGTGGAGTGGGCAACACCCTAATTCAGAGCACCATCACCCTTCGGCTGCCCCGCTGTGGGAACCGCAGGATTTACCACTTCATCTGTGAAGTGCCTGCCATGGTCAAGCTGGCCTGTGTAAACATTCATGCCAATGAGGTGCAGCTCTTCATAGCTTCCTTGgtgtttctcttcctccctctgatGCTTATCTTGATCTCATATGGATGCATTGCTCAAGCAGTAATGAGGATCAGGTCAGCTCAAGCCTGGCGAAAAGCCCTTGGCACTTGTGGGTCCCACCTCTTGGTAGTAACTCTCTTCTATGGAACCATCACAGCTATCTATATCCAGCCCAACAGCTCTTATGCCCACAGTCAAGGAAAGTTCATAACCCTTTTGTATACTGTTGTAACTCCCACCCTTAACCCTCTCATTTACACTCTGAGAAACAAAGATGTAAAGGGGGCTTTAAAGAGGCTGGTACAGAAAGACAGAGCACAGCAGAGTGAGAAACTCTGA
- the LOC138069234 gene encoding olfactory receptor 2H2-like — MRGTNASTLAGFILLGFSDQPHLEMLLLLVVSIIYILTLMGNTAIILLSYFNPKLHTPMYFFLSNLSFLDLCFTTSIVPQMLWNLKGPDKTISYTGCVIQLYVALGLGSTECVLLTVMAYDRFNAICRPLHYGVIMHPKLLRQLAALAWISGFVESTIQTILVFQLPLCSHHMVDDFTCEEPALIKTACVDTTFLENELSIASVLYVVIPLGLILASYGCIVRSVLRIKSTEGRRKAFGTCGSHLIVVVLFFGTIISVYIQPKSIYTQKYSKFLTLFYTVVTPSLNPLIYTLRNKEAKWALRRLVGRDSS, encoded by the coding sequence ATGAGAGGAACAAATGCTAGCACTCTGGCAGGTTTCATCCTACTGGGCTTTTCTGACCAGCCCCACCTGGAGATGCTTCTCCTTCTTGTCGTCTCTATCATATACATTCTGACACTGATGGGGAACACAGCGATCATACTGCTCTCATACTTTAACCCCAAACTCCACACacccatgtatttcttcctctcCAATCTCTCCTTCCTGGACCTCTGTTTCACCACCAGTATTGTCCCACAGATGCTTTGGAATCTCAAGGGGCCTGACAAGACCATTAGCTACACTGGCTGTGTGATCCAGCTGTATGTTGCTCTGGGGCTGGGCTCCACGGAGTGTGTCCTGCTGACTGTtatggcctatgaccgcttcaATGCTATCTGTCGACCCCTCCACTATGGAGTGATCATGCACCCAAAGCTTCTCCGGCAACTAGCAGCTCTGGCCTGGATCAGTGGCTTTGTGGAGTCCACGATTCAGACCATCCTTGTTTTCCAGTTGCCTCTCTGCAGCCATCACATGGTGGATGACTTCACGTGTGAGGAGCCTGCCTTGATTAAGACTGCCTGTGTGGACACAACCTTCCTGGAAAATGAGCTCTCCATAGCTTCTGTCCTCTATGTGGTGATACCTCTGGGGCTTATTCTGGCCTCCTATGGCTGCATTGTTCGGAGTGTGCTGAGGATAAAAtccactgaaggcaggaggaaagcatTTGGGACTTGTGGATCCCACCTAAttgttgtggttttgttttttgggacaATAATTTCTGTCTACATCCAACCCAAGAGCATATACACACAGAAGTACAGTAAATTCCTCACCCTCTTCTACACTGTAGTGACACCCTCACTTAATCCTTTGATCTACACCTTGAGAAACAAAGAAGCTAAGTGGGCGCTAAGAAGATTAGTAGGAAGAGATTCAAGCTAA